One genomic window of Polyangium aurulentum includes the following:
- a CDS encoding serine/threonine-protein kinase, protein MLGDNAVFAGRYRIIRRLAAGGMGEVYEAVHLETDRPCALKIMLPHLAESPALRERFRLEARAAARIESEHVVGVLDAGMDEASGAPFLVMELLRGEDLSRRMKRSGRLSVAEVASTIAQAARGLDALHRAGIVHRDLKPSNLFLVERAEGPPRIKVLDLGVAKRMAETAAAANTASVGTPFYMAPEQLRSGKISPATDVYALGMVAYTLLVGREYWAAEAQGAESSLAFALATLDGPKERATARAAAAGVVLPEGFDAWFARATAGDPGERFERAIDAAEALVAALGIEGAGEPALEAQPAKDEAARSDAPAADTGTRTEIDAPFAATRTATLAEADVTDPKETQPRVESSTASPGATAPSPPRAPTRSRALPWAAGALLLALIGGSAWLARTRSQAPEVTPTPPTLPVVTSLACAPATLSGHDPSPSLARALGLGACARLAIELGVDWPTTDRLAPLEVTAELRRDGGAKVTLALKGQTASAEGATPIAATNDAIAALSPKLATQPFSATRIGAWGAKDEASARRIQRAFRRQAFGFAADPKAEAQRLVETDPESPIAHAMLAFTLPRHEEAAWKARVGALEKISALPPGRAHAIEGHLRTFIDRPGEEDRSGRGIALIRQSYGELAEDPDVAGFFASGGCFIVDELFPMLDRVTERHPALGLPLARCALYAASGVEQVDRAIDRINAGLPEIAARHVGWLLEAGRIDEARVAVELGRRLGLESVKRADIAHDRARLALAVLDPKTALSAADEALGDPDPRASSEGAQLRVSALLSAGRVTDALDVLIREFYRRRDGVDAEDAAWLLRDEMRLRRLLAQSPIGDDRRQWLAGWLASEARKERFAVPDIQAEVALAGATRPSKPAAVKALDAIEADAIEARVDTPGVRDWLFAASLPLVRIARGDAAVASSWERLRAKDDRERAAFEAALALEALRRPDEAEKAYRLAMAKPWERPFESMAARVRLADLLRAAGREEEAREHDAAVDRAWANADPGLRDAVRRMK, encoded by the coding sequence ATGCTCGGGGACAACGCGGTCTTTGCTGGCCGATATCGGATCATTCGTCGCCTCGCGGCAGGCGGGATGGGTGAGGTCTACGAGGCCGTCCACCTCGAGACGGACCGGCCGTGCGCGCTCAAGATCATGCTGCCGCACCTGGCCGAGAGCCCGGCGCTGCGCGAGCGCTTCCGGCTCGAGGCGCGGGCCGCCGCGCGCATCGAGAGCGAGCACGTGGTGGGGGTGCTCGACGCGGGCATGGACGAGGCCTCGGGCGCGCCTTTTCTCGTGATGGAGCTTCTGCGCGGCGAGGACCTCTCGCGCCGCATGAAGCGCTCGGGGCGGCTGTCCGTCGCCGAGGTCGCGAGCACGATCGCGCAAGCGGCGCGCGGGCTCGATGCGCTGCACCGCGCGGGGATCGTCCATCGCGATCTGAAGCCCTCGAACCTGTTCCTCGTCGAGCGCGCGGAGGGGCCGCCGAGGATCAAGGTGCTCGATCTCGGCGTGGCCAAGCGCATGGCCGAGACGGCGGCGGCAGCGAACACCGCGTCGGTGGGCACGCCGTTTTACATGGCCCCCGAGCAGCTCCGCAGCGGCAAGATCAGCCCGGCGACGGACGTGTACGCGCTCGGCATGGTGGCCTATACGCTGCTCGTGGGGCGCGAGTACTGGGCCGCGGAGGCCCAGGGCGCAGAGAGCTCCCTGGCCTTCGCGCTGGCGACGCTCGACGGACCCAAGGAGCGGGCGACGGCGCGCGCGGCGGCAGCGGGCGTCGTGCTGCCCGAAGGGTTCGACGCGTGGTTCGCGCGAGCGACGGCGGGGGATCCGGGGGAGCGGTTCGAGCGGGCGATCGACGCGGCGGAGGCGCTCGTTGCGGCGCTCGGGATCGAGGGCGCGGGGGAGCCGGCCCTCGAAGCGCAGCCCGCGAAGGACGAGGCGGCCCGGAGCGACGCACCTGCCGCGGATACGGGCACGCGGACGGAGATCGACGCACCTTTCGCGGCCACGCGCACGGCGACGCTCGCGGAAGCAGACGTTACGGATCCAAAGGAAACGCAGCCGCGGGTCGAGAGCTCGACGGCATCGCCAGGCGCGACCGCGCCGAGCCCGCCACGCGCACCCACGCGAAGTCGCGCGCTGCCGTGGGCTGCCGGTGCGCTCTTGCTGGCGCTCATCGGTGGCTCTGCGTGGCTCGCCCGCACGAGGTCCCAGGCGCCCGAGGTGACGCCCACGCCCCCCACGCTGCCCGTCGTCACGTCGCTCGCGTGCGCGCCCGCGACGCTCTCGGGACACGATCCCTCGCCGAGCCTCGCCCGTGCACTCGGCCTCGGGGCGTGCGCGCGCCTCGCGATCGAGCTCGGGGTCGATTGGCCCACGACCGATCGGCTCGCGCCCCTCGAGGTCACGGCCGAGCTGCGGCGCGACGGCGGCGCGAAGGTCACGCTCGCGCTCAAAGGGCAAACCGCGTCGGCCGAGGGCGCGACGCCGATCGCTGCGACCAACGACGCCATCGCAGCGCTCTCGCCGAAGCTCGCGACGCAGCCCTTTTCGGCGACGCGCATCGGGGCCTGGGGCGCGAAGGACGAGGCGAGCGCGCGGCGGATCCAGCGCGCGTTCCGCAGGCAGGCGTTCGGGTTCGCCGCAGATCCGAAGGCCGAAGCGCAGCGCCTCGTCGAGACGGATCCGGAGTCGCCGATCGCGCACGCGATGCTCGCCTTCACGCTGCCGCGACACGAGGAGGCCGCCTGGAAGGCGCGGGTGGGGGCGCTCGAGAAGATCTCGGCTCTGCCGCCTGGACGAGCGCACGCGATCGAGGGGCATCTGCGCACGTTCATCGACCGGCCCGGCGAGGAGGATCGGAGCGGGCGCGGGATCGCGCTCATCCGACAATCCTACGGCGAGCTCGCCGAGGATCCTGACGTCGCGGGGTTCTTCGCCTCCGGAGGCTGCTTCATCGTCGACGAGCTGTTCCCGATGCTCGACCGCGTGACCGAGCGCCATCCGGCCCTCGGTCTGCCGCTCGCCCGATGCGCGCTCTACGCTGCGAGTGGCGTCGAGCAGGTAGATCGCGCGATCGACCGCATCAACGCAGGGCTGCCGGAGATCGCGGCGCGTCACGTCGGCTGGTTGCTCGAGGCCGGCAGGATCGACGAGGCGCGCGTCGCCGTGGAGCTCGGGCGCAGGCTCGGGCTGGAGTCCGTCAAGCGCGCGGACATCGCCCACGATCGCGCGCGGCTCGCGCTCGCCGTGCTCGATCCGAAGACCGCGCTCTCGGCCGCCGATGAAGCGCTCGGCGATCCCGACCCTCGGGCGAGCAGCGAGGGCGCGCAGCTCAGGGTCTCTGCGCTGCTCAGTGCGGGGCGCGTCACCGACGCCCTCGACGTGCTCATCCGCGAGTTTTACCGCAGGCGTGACGGGGTCGACGCAGAGGACGCCGCGTGGCTGCTCCGCGACGAGATGCGCTTGCGGCGCCTGCTCGCGCAGAGCCCCATCGGCGACGATCGCCGCCAATGGCTCGCCGGATGGCTCGCGAGCGAAGCGCGCAAGGAGCGGTTCGCCGTGCCGGACATCCAGGCGGAGGTGGCGCTCGCGGGCGCGACGAGGCCCTCGAAGCCGGCGGCCGTGAAGGCGCTCGATGCGATCGAGGCGGACGCCATCGAAGCGCGTGTCGACACGCCCGGGGTGCGCGACTGGCTCTTCGCCGCCTCGCTCCCGCTCGTGCGAATCGCGCGCGGCGATGCGGCCGTCGCGTCGTCGTGGGAGCGGCTGCGCGCCAAGGACGATCGCGAGCGCGCAGCGTTCGAGGCGGCGCTCGCGCTCGAGGCCCTCCGCCGCCCGGACGAGGCCGAGAAGGCGTACCGGCTGGCCATGGCGAAGCCGTGGGAGAGGCCGTTCGAGTCGATGGCAGCGCGCGTGCGCCTCGCGGATCTGCTGCGCGCCGCGGGGCGCGAGGAGGAGGCGCGCGAGCACGACGCGGCCGTCGACCGGGCGTGGGCGAACGCCGATCCCGGCCTGCGCGACGCGGTCCGGCGGATGAAGTAA
- a CDS encoding SDR family oxidoreductase gives MSGSNGSMAGKIVLITGASRGIGKATAMGLGRMGARLCLVVRDLEKGKAVAAQIAARGNRDVEVLRADLASQADIKRVAAEFDERHDRLDVLINNAGALCSARKLTVDGIEHTFAVNHLAYFMLTCLLRDKLKASAPARIINVSSSAHARGRIDLDDLGKERKYGGMGAYSQSKLANVLFTYELARRLAGTGVTANCLHPGVVFTGFGGGEPGWLKLMTRLATPFMLSEEEGAETSIYLASSPEVEGVTGAYFVKSKRRQSSRLSYDAELSRKLWEASEKMTGVRWD, from the coding sequence ATGTCGGGATCGAACGGGAGCATGGCGGGCAAGATCGTGCTGATCACCGGCGCGAGCCGTGGGATCGGCAAGGCAACGGCCATGGGCCTCGGGCGCATGGGCGCGCGGCTCTGCCTCGTCGTGCGCGATCTCGAAAAGGGCAAAGCGGTCGCCGCGCAGATCGCGGCGAGGGGCAACAGGGACGTCGAGGTGCTGCGCGCCGATCTCGCGTCGCAGGCCGATATCAAGCGGGTCGCCGCCGAATTCGACGAGCGTCACGACCGCCTCGACGTTCTAATCAACAACGCGGGCGCCCTGTGCTCGGCGCGCAAGCTCACCGTGGACGGGATCGAGCATACCTTTGCGGTGAATCACCTCGCCTATTTCATGCTCACGTGCCTGCTCCGGGACAAACTCAAGGCGAGCGCGCCGGCGCGGATCATCAACGTCTCGTCTTCCGCGCACGCGAGGGGCCGCATCGACCTCGACGATCTCGGCAAGGAGCGCAAGTACGGCGGGATGGGGGCTTATTCGCAATCGAAGCTGGCGAACGTGCTCTTCACGTACGAGCTCGCGCGGCGGCTCGCGGGCACCGGCGTGACCGCGAACTGCCTGCACCCGGGCGTCGTTTTCACGGGGTTCGGCGGCGGCGAGCCCGGCTGGCTGAAGCTCATGACGCGGCTCGCGACGCCGTTCATGCTCTCGGAGGAGGAGGGCGCCGAGACCTCGATATACCTCGCCTCCTCGCCCGAGGTGGAGGGCGTCACGGGCGCCTATTTCGTGAAGAGCAAGCGGAGGCAATCGTCGAGGCTGTCGTACGACGCGGAGCTGTCGCGCAAGCTCTGGGAGGCGAGCGAGAAGATGACGGGCGTTCGCTGGGATTGA
- a CDS encoding TetR/AcrR family transcriptional regulator, whose translation MGRAAGTTKGEETRRTILGAGLALASEVGLAGVTIGTLAERTGMSKSGLFGHFSSKENLQVALLDEARQRFVDRVIAPALRERRGEPRVRALLDRWLDWGKQDDMPGGCIFVVAMVELDDQPGPARDLLIAVQKDWLEVLATAARIAVEERHFREDLDVRQLAYELYAVMLGHKAIHRLHVVPQAEKRLRAAFERLLDDARA comes from the coding sequence ATGGGGAGAGCCGCGGGCACGACCAAGGGGGAGGAGACGCGGCGCACGATCCTCGGGGCGGGGCTGGCGCTCGCGAGCGAGGTGGGCCTCGCCGGGGTGACGATCGGCACGCTGGCCGAGCGCACGGGCATGTCGAAGAGCGGGCTCTTCGGGCATTTCTCCTCCAAGGAGAACCTGCAGGTGGCGCTGCTCGACGAGGCCCGGCAGCGCTTCGTCGACCGGGTGATCGCGCCCGCGCTGCGCGAGCGCCGCGGCGAGCCCCGGGTGCGCGCGCTGCTCGATCGCTGGCTCGACTGGGGCAAGCAGGACGACATGCCCGGCGGCTGCATCTTCGTCGTCGCCATGGTCGAGCTCGACGACCAGCCCGGCCCCGCGCGCGACCTGCTCATCGCCGTCCAGAAAGACTGGCTCGAGGTGCTCGCCACGGCCGCGCGCATCGCCGTCGAAGAGCGGCATTTCCGCGAGGACCTCGACGTCCGCCAGCTCGCCTACGAGCTGTACGCCGTGATGCTCGGCCACAAGGCCATCCACCGCCTGCACGTGGTGCCGCAGGCCGAAAAAAGACTTCGCGCCGCCTTCGAGCGCCTGCTCGACGACGCGCGCGCCTGA
- a CDS encoding alpha/beta fold hydrolase has protein sequence MSHASAQPRKRTNVRLGTVERAAIGALSSIVPDLAAGYAERLFFSPVRYARPAWEAEILGRAQRQSFPFRGGELPAWSWGEGPVVVLAHGWAGRGSQLGKLVDPLVAAGHRVVAFDGPGHGDAGGASSSIADIADAIGALLETLGGARAIVGHSMGGFAARMAIRNAPVERLVLVASPWEAAAYPRTFPRRIGLGDAATERFVCRVEARLGAPIDTLNGDRHLLGPEVDLLVVHDEDDREVPFADAARLVSAWEGARLFTTHGLGHRRVLRDPLVTRTIAAFVADGPRAVLPRATGLLALEEELFHRHLRYPGSAAA, from the coding sequence ATGAGTCACGCCAGCGCTCAGCCCAGGAAAAGAACGAACGTTCGTTTAGGCACGGTGGAGCGTGCGGCCATCGGGGCGCTCTCCTCGATCGTGCCGGATCTCGCGGCAGGGTACGCCGAGCGGCTCTTCTTCTCGCCCGTGCGCTACGCGCGGCCCGCGTGGGAGGCGGAGATCCTCGGGCGGGCGCAGCGGCAAAGCTTCCCCTTCCGCGGGGGCGAGCTGCCGGCCTGGTCGTGGGGCGAGGGGCCCGTCGTGGTGCTCGCGCACGGCTGGGCGGGCCGGGGCTCGCAGCTCGGAAAGCTCGTCGATCCGCTCGTCGCCGCGGGGCACCGCGTGGTCGCATTCGACGGGCCGGGCCACGGCGACGCCGGGGGCGCCTCCTCGTCCATCGCCGATATCGCCGACGCAATCGGGGCGCTGCTCGAGACCCTCGGCGGCGCGCGCGCCATCGTCGGGCACTCGATGGGCGGCTTCGCGGCCCGCATGGCAATACGAAATGCCCCCGTCGAGCGGCTCGTGCTCGTCGCCTCGCCCTGGGAGGCGGCAGCTTACCCGCGCACGTTCCCGCGCCGCATCGGCCTCGGCGACGCGGCCACCGAGCGCTTCGTGTGCCGCGTCGAGGCGCGCCTCGGAGCCCCGATCGACACCCTCAACGGCGATCGCCACCTGCTCGGCCCCGAGGTGGATCTGCTCGTCGTGCACGACGAGGACGACCGCGAGGTCCCCTTCGCCGACGCCGCTCGCCTCGTGTCCGCGTGGGAAGGCGCGCGGCTGTTCACCACGCACGGGCTCGGACACCGGCGCGTGCTGCGCGATCCCCTGGTCACCAGGACGATCGCCGCATTCGTGGCCGACGGCCCCCGCGCCGTCCTCCCCCGCGCGACGGGCCTCCTGGCCCTCGAGGAGGAGCTCTTCCACCGGCACCTGCGCTATCCGGGCTCCGCCGCGGCCTGA